The window CGGTTTCTTTCCCTCGGTGGTGTATTACTTCACGGTCTTCTTCCCGGAAAAGTACCGCACCAAAATTCTCGGCATGTTCATCATCGTCCAGCCGCTGTCCAACGCGGTCGGCTCGCCGATTTCCGGCTTTATTCTCAATATTCAGCATGACTGGTTCGGCTTCGCCCCCTGGCAGCTGCTGTTTATCCTCGAAGGGCTGCCGCCGATCGTCATCGGCCTGCTGATCCCGTTCCTGATCAAGAACTCGCCCAAGGATGTCGGCTATCTGAACGTGGAGGAAAAAGCCTGGCTGATGAGCAACGCCGGCCGCTCCAAATCCGGCTCTAAAATCACGCTGGCCGACTTCCTGAAAGGGATTAAAAACAAGAAATACCTGCTCTACGCGCTGCTCAACTTCGGCATGGTGTGCGGCATTTACGGCTTCGGCACCTGGCTGCCGTCGATCATCAGCGCCCTCTCCGGCGGCGATATCTTCCGCGTCAGCCTGCTGGCGCTCATTCCCTACGGCCTGGCCGCGCTGTTGGTGTATCCGTGGAGCCTGTGGGCCAGCAAAACCAAAAAACTCGGCGTGTTTGCCGGCCTCAGCATGGTGGTCGCCGCCATCGGCCTGATGGGGGCGGTGACGTTTTTTAAATACGACCCGCTCGTTGCGCTGTCGTTCCTGTGCATCGCCGCCATCGGCATCTACACCGCCGTGCCGCCGTTTTTATCCATGCCCGCCAATATCTCCACCGGCGCGGCCGCGGCCGCCGGGCTGGCGGTGGTCAGCTGCATCGGCAATATCGGCGGTTTCGTCGCCCCCTATGCGGTGGGCGTGCTGAACGATCTGACCGGCAGCAGCGCGCCGGGGCTGTTTTTCCTGGCCTCGTGCCTGCTGGCCACCGGGCTGATCTGCATTTTCTACTGCGCCAAACAGCGTGAAGGCGTCATCAATTCTTAACGAACCAATAAGGAGTCAATCATGGGCGATCTTGCGGGCAAAAAGGTCTTTATCACCGGGGCGGAACAGGGCATCGGCCGCGCCACCGCGGAGCGGCTGATCAAGGCCGGTTGCGACATCTATTTTCACTATCACAGCGACGAAAGCGGCCCCAAAGCGCTGGTGGCGCTGGCCCATTCATTGGGGCAAAAGGCCGCTTACGGCTACGCCGATCTCATCGATACCGACGAAACGCAGCGCTGCGTCTCGGCCGGCGCCGAGTTTCTCGGCGGCATCGATATCCTGATCAATAACGTCGGCGGCATCGTCGGGCGCAAATGGCTGGGCGAGATCGACCGCGCCTTCTGGCAAACCGTGATCGACGTGAACATGACCACCATGCTGAACGTCACCCAGAGCGCGCTGCCGCATCTGAAAGCGGCGCCGGACGGCGCCACCATCGTTAACCTGGCCTCACAGGCGGGCCGCGCCGGCGGGCACTCCGGCTCGCTGGTCTATTCCGCCACCAAGGGCGCGGTACTCACCTGGACGCGCTCGCTGGCGGCGGAGCTGGGCGAGCACGGCATTCGGGTGAATGCGGTCGCGCCCGGCCTGATCCTCGGCACCCGTTTCCACAATCGCCACACCACCCAGGCATCGGCGGAGGAAACCGTTCGCGCCATCCCGCTGGGCCGCGCAGGCGCACCGGACGACGTGGCGCGCGCCATCGCCTTCCTGGCGGCGGAATACGACGGCTTCATCTCCGGCGCGACTCTCGACATCAACGGCGGCATCTACCGCATGTAATTCAGCTGCGGGCGGCGCGCTTGCCGCCCGCCCATTCAGGAATCGCTTTATGATCAAATCCGCCATCACTCACCCGCCGCTGCTTGCCGCGCTGGCGCAATGCGGGCATAAAACCCAGGTATTGATCGCCGACGGCAACTACGCCTGCGTGACCCACGCGCCGAAAGACGCCACCGTGGTCTATCTGAACCTGGCGCCCGGCACGCTCGCCGCCCCGCCGATCCTGGAAAAACTGCTGGCCTGCATCAACGTGGAAAGCGCGGCGCTGATGGCCTGCCCGCCGGACTTCACCAACACCATCGAAGCCGAATACCGGCAGCTGCTGCCAGAGCATTGCCCGATCGAATACCTGCCGCGCGAGGCGTTTTACGCCGCGGTTAAATCGGATCGGACGCTGCTGGTGATCGCCTCCGGCGAACAACGCCGTTTCGCCAACCTGCTGCTGACGGTGGCGCCGGTGGTGTGAAAGAGGTAGAGGGTGTGAGGGGTAAAATGAGGGGGCCAGCCCCCTCATGCCGTTACAGGTCAGCGACCCACTTCTCCAGCTCCCCCGCACGTTCCGCATCGATATAGCTGGTGGCCCAGCCAAACAGGTAAGCGAAGGCGAAAATGCCCACCGTCGACGACACCAGCGTCGGCGCGAAAAACGCGGCGATAGCGGAAAGCGTATACCCTGCGCCGATCGACAACCCGAGCGCTTCGAGCTGGTTGCGGAACGCTTTCCAGTTGCCGGTTGAGAAACCTTCAATCGCGGCGTTTACCAGATCCGCGCCCTTGATCGCCCAGTCCACCCCGGTGAAGACCTTGCCCAATACCCGCGCATTGCGGGCATACTGTTCCGCATCGATCATTTTCAGCCAGGCGACAATCGCCGCTTTGTCCTGAGCCTTGAGCTTTTTGTTCAGGCCCTTCGTCAATTGCTCGTAGGTTTTCTCCGCATCTTGCACGTTGCGGATATATTTTCCTTGAATTCCCGCCTCCAAATCTTTGGCGAGTTTAGCGTATTTCGCGCCGATCTTTTCCGCGATATCTTTATTGATACCTGCGGCCAGGCTGACGCCATCCTTGATGGCTTTTAATTCCGCATTTTGATATTCGACGAATTCCTTAACGATCGTTTTTACCGAGCCGGGCGATTTTACCGGCTTGCCGTTGGCATATTTCACCTCCATGGCATTCAGGTTATCCCCTCTCACCACGGCGATAAACGCGGGCCGGTTCTTATTGGCCTTATAGTAGAGGTTGTAGGTCGCCACTCCGTCTTGCTTTTCCACCTTTAAATGATGAAAACCGTAGTAACTCCCGGTCGTGCGGGTCGTCGAGAATTCGCCGGTTTTGCCGTTGCCATGCCAGCCGCTGACGGGCCGATCGCGATGCGAGTCTGTCACGAAACTGCCTAACGAAGAGGCGCCGATCTGCCCGGCATTCAGGCCATTGTTCCCGCCTTTGCCAGGGGGTGAGGGCTTGCGCGCATGGCCGGTTTCGATATCCCCGATCGC of the Serratia marcescens subsp. marcescens ATCC 13880 genome contains:
- a CDS encoding colicin-like pore-forming protein yields the protein MKLEAVIKAARRINPDAKLHIESVSPSGTLSLSATGLTADQAKHIGLGGLVMGVNAKGVTVAIGDIETGHARKPSPPGKGGNNGLNAGQIGASSLGSFVTDSHRDRPVSGWHGNGKTGEFSTTRTTGSYYGFHHLKVEKQDGVATYNLYYKANKNRPAFIAVVRGDNLNAMEVKYANGKPVKSPGSVKTIVKEFVEYQNAELKAIKDGVSLAAGINKDIAEKIGAKYAKLAKDLEAGIQGKYIRNVQDAEKTYEQLTKGLNKKLKAQDKAAIVAWLKMIDAEQYARNARVLGKVFTGVDWAIKGADLVNAAIEGFSTGNWKAFRNQLEALGLSIGAGYTLSAIAAFFAPTLVSSTVGIFAFAYLFGWATSYIDAERAGELEKWVADL
- a CDS encoding SDR family NAD(P)-dependent oxidoreductase, giving the protein MGDLAGKKVFITGAEQGIGRATAERLIKAGCDIYFHYHSDESGPKALVALAHSLGQKAAYGYADLIDTDETQRCVSAGAEFLGGIDILINNVGGIVGRKWLGEIDRAFWQTVIDVNMTTMLNVTQSALPHLKAAPDGATIVNLASQAGRAGGHSGSLVYSATKGAVLTWTRSLAAELGEHGIRVNAVAPGLILGTRFHNRHTTQASAEETVRAIPLGRAGAPDDVARAIAFLAAEYDGFISGATLDINGGIYRM
- a CDS encoding MFS transporter, which produces MILLYFLAFLDRNNMAYAAKALEDNLGLTASAFGFASGIFFIGYFLFEIPSNAGTIKFGPRIWFARILISWGIFATLLGFVRTPLELYICRFMLGVCEAGFFPSVVYYFTVFFPEKYRTKILGMFIIVQPLSNAVGSPISGFILNIQHDWFGFAPWQLLFILEGLPPIVIGLLIPFLIKNSPKDVGYLNVEEKAWLMSNAGRSKSGSKITLADFLKGIKNKKYLLYALLNFGMVCGIYGFGTWLPSIISALSGGDIFRVSLLALIPYGLAALLVYPWSLWASKTKKLGVFAGLSMVVAAIGLMGAVTFFKYDPLVALSFLCIAAIGIYTAVPPFLSMPANISTGAAAAAGLAVVSCIGNIGGFVAPYAVGVLNDLTGSSAPGLFFLASCLLATGLICIFYCAKQREGVINS
- a CDS encoding RbsD/FucU domain-containing protein gives rise to the protein MIKSAITHPPLLAALAQCGHKTQVLIADGNYACVTHAPKDATVVYLNLAPGTLAAPPILEKLLACINVESAALMACPPDFTNTIEAEYRQLLPEHCPIEYLPREAFYAAVKSDRTLLVIASGEQRRFANLLLTVAPVV